In Burkholderiales bacterium, a single genomic region encodes these proteins:
- a CDS encoding aldehyde dehydrogenase family protein, whose translation MNAPHPPLSIRTPARHFIAGAFRAPLTGEELPVIDPSDGKPFAAIARGDAPDIDAAVKAARAAFDGAWGKLAPAERGRKLMALSRAIADHADELAWIEARDCGKPMKQARADAAACARYFEFYAGAPDKLHGETIPYSPGYTVLTWREAHGVTGHIIPWNYPMQIFGRSVGGALAAGNACVVKPAEDACLSLLRIAELATEVGFPEGALNIVTGLGREAGSALAAHAGIDHLSFTGSPATGSMVAQDAAKRHCPVTLELGGKGPQVVFADADLDAAVPVIVNAIVQNAGQTCSAGSRLLVERSRYEELVERLAGAFRALTVGPALDDRDCGPLIRASQLDRVRGFLADAARDKLPVAGQGTVAANAPSSGYYVAPTLVRDVPPGARLAREEVFGPVLAAMPFDDEAHAVTLANGTDFGLVAGLWTRDGSRQLRLARAIRAGQVFVNNYGAGGGVELPFGGVAHSGYGREKGFEALYGFTTLKTVVLQHG comes from the coding sequence GCTCTCGATCCGCACCCCCGCCCGCCACTTCATCGCCGGCGCCTTCCGCGCGCCGCTGACCGGCGAGGAACTGCCGGTGATCGACCCGTCGGACGGCAAGCCGTTCGCGGCGATCGCGCGAGGTGACGCGCCCGACATCGACGCCGCGGTGAAGGCCGCGCGCGCGGCGTTCGACGGCGCATGGGGAAAGCTCGCGCCCGCCGAACGCGGGCGGAAGCTGATGGCGCTGTCGCGCGCGATCGCGGATCACGCCGACGAACTCGCGTGGATCGAGGCGCGCGACTGCGGCAAGCCGATGAAGCAGGCGCGGGCCGATGCCGCCGCCTGCGCGCGCTACTTCGAGTTCTACGCGGGGGCGCCCGACAAGCTGCACGGCGAGACGATTCCCTATTCGCCCGGTTACACGGTGCTGACCTGGCGCGAGGCGCACGGCGTGACCGGGCACATCATCCCGTGGAACTATCCGATGCAGATCTTCGGGCGCAGCGTCGGCGGGGCGCTCGCGGCGGGCAACGCCTGCGTGGTCAAGCCGGCCGAGGACGCGTGCCTGTCGCTGCTGCGGATCGCGGAACTCGCGACGGAAGTCGGATTCCCCGAGGGCGCGCTCAATATCGTCACCGGACTCGGGCGCGAGGCGGGCAGCGCGCTCGCCGCGCACGCCGGCATCGATCACCTGTCGTTCACCGGGTCGCCGGCGACCGGTTCGATGGTCGCGCAGGATGCGGCGAAGCGGCATTGCCCGGTCACGCTGGAATTGGGCGGCAAGGGCCCGCAGGTCGTGTTCGCCGACGCGGACCTCGACGCGGCGGTGCCGGTGATCGTCAACGCGATCGTGCAGAACGCCGGGCAGACCTGCTCGGCGGGGAGCCGGCTCCTGGTCGAGCGTTCGCGCTATGAGGAACTCGTCGAACGGCTCGCAGGCGCGTTTCGCGCGCTCACCGTCGGCCCGGCGCTCGACGACCGCGACTGCGGCCCGCTGATCCGCGCCTCGCAACTCGACCGCGTGCGCGGCTTCCTCGCCGACGCCGCGCGCGACAAGCTTCCGGTGGCCGGGCAGGGGACGGTGGCGGCGAATGCGCCGTCGTCGGGCTACTACGTCGCACCCACGCTCGTGCGCGATGTGCCGCCGGGCGCGCGCCTCGCGCGCGAGGAGGTGTTCGGCCCGGTGCTCGCGGCGATGCCCTTCGACGACGAGGCCCATGCGGTGACCCTCGCCAACGGCACCGACTTCGGCCTCGTGGCCGGCCTGTGGACGCGCGACGGGTCGCGGCAGTTGCGCCTCGCCCGCGCGATCCGGGCGGGACAGGTGTTCGTCAACAACTACGGCGCGGGCGGCGGCGTCGAACTTCCCTTCGGCGGCGTCGCGCACTCCGGGTACGGGCGCGAGAAGGGGTTCGAGGCGCTCTACGGCTTCACGACGCTGAAGACCGTCGTGCTGCAGCACGGTTGA
- a CDS encoding CoA transferase, translating to MAAASDTRAAAAPGPLAGLRVLEMGALIAGPFCTKLLGELGADVVKIEPPGQGDPLRKWRYMKDGVSVWWHVQSRNKRSIAVDLRQPDGQAIARALAARADILVENFRPGTLEEWGLDYPSLAKANPGLVIVRISGYGQTGPYASRPGFGVIGEAMGGLRHVTGTPDRPPSRVGVSIGDTLSALYGVIGALAALEHRRASGSGQVVDVALYESVFSVMESMLPEFDAFGAVRERTGSILPGIAPTSSYRCADGSYVLIAANGDSIFRRLAVAMGRDDLANDPSLAHNDGRGAKQAWLDTEIEAWTLARTPDDVLAAMERAEVPASRIYSVRDIVADPQYAARGMIREVPLPGGGTLKVPGVVPKFSKTPGGFSRGGPRLGEHTREVLRDLGYDDAAIEALRASRVIELAPD from the coding sequence ATGGCCGCCGCATCCGACACCCGCGCTGCCGCTGCACCCGGCCCGCTCGCCGGCCTGCGGGTGCTCGAGATGGGCGCTCTCATCGCCGGTCCGTTCTGCACCAAGCTCCTGGGCGAACTCGGCGCCGACGTGGTCAAGATCGAGCCGCCCGGGCAGGGCGATCCGCTGCGCAAGTGGCGCTACATGAAGGACGGCGTGTCGGTCTGGTGGCACGTGCAGTCGCGCAACAAGCGCTCGATCGCCGTCGACCTGCGCCAGCCCGACGGACAGGCGATCGCGCGCGCGCTCGCCGCCCGGGCCGACATCCTGGTCGAGAATTTCCGGCCCGGCACGCTCGAGGAGTGGGGCCTCGACTATCCGTCGCTCGCGAAGGCGAACCCGGGACTCGTGATTGTGCGCATCTCGGGCTACGGGCAGACCGGCCCCTACGCGTCGCGCCCCGGCTTCGGCGTCATCGGCGAGGCGATGGGCGGCCTGCGCCACGTGACCGGTACGCCCGACCGCCCGCCGTCGCGCGTCGGCGTGTCGATCGGCGACACGCTGTCGGCGCTCTACGGAGTGATCGGCGCGCTCGCCGCGCTCGAGCATCGGCGCGCGAGCGGCTCGGGGCAGGTCGTCGACGTCGCGCTCTACGAGAGCGTGTTCTCGGTGATGGAGTCGATGCTCCCCGAGTTCGACGCGTTCGGCGCGGTGCGCGAACGCACCGGTTCGATCCTGCCGGGGATCGCGCCGACGTCGTCGTACCGCTGCGCCGACGGAAGCTACGTGCTGATCGCGGCGAACGGAGACTCGATCTTCCGGCGGCTCGCTGTCGCGATGGGCCGCGACGACCTCGCGAACGACCCCTCGCTCGCGCACAACGACGGCCGCGGCGCGAAGCAGGCGTGGCTCGACACCGAGATCGAGGCGTGGACCCTCGCGCGCACGCCCGATGACGTGCTCGCCGCGATGGAGCGCGCGGAAGTCCCCGCCTCGCGCATCTACTCGGTGCGCGACATCGTGGCCGATCCGCAATACGCCGCCCGCGGGATGATCCGCGAGGTGCCGCTGCCCGGCGGCGGCACGCTGAAGGTTCCCGGCGTCGTGCCGAAATTCTCGAAGACGCCGGGCGGCTTCTCGCGCGGCGGCCCGCGGCTGGGCGAGCACACGCGCGAGGTGCTGCGCGACCTGGGCTATGACGACGCCGCGATCGAGGCCCTGCGCGCGTCGCGCGTGATCGAACTCGCCCCCGATTGA
- a CDS encoding glucose 1-dehydrogenase, whose product MRLDGKVAIVTGAGSGFGEGIAKRFAQEGAKIVVNDLDAASAERVAREIAAAGGAARAVPGDVSSDRDVSHLVASTLAAYGDLHAVVNNAGTTHRNRPMLEVTEDEFDRIYRVNVKSLYLTAKHAVPHFRAKRGGVFVTIASTAGVRPRPGLTWYNGSKGAAIVTSRSMAAELAKDNIRVNVINPVAGETGMLAQFMGEDTPELRAKFVATIPLGRLSRPSDIATAAVFFVSDEASFITGACLEVDGGRCV is encoded by the coding sequence ATGAGACTCGACGGCAAGGTTGCGATCGTCACCGGCGCCGGTTCCGGTTTCGGCGAGGGCATCGCGAAACGCTTCGCGCAGGAAGGCGCGAAGATCGTGGTGAACGATCTCGACGCCGCCTCCGCCGAGCGGGTCGCGCGCGAGATCGCCGCCGCGGGCGGCGCGGCGCGGGCGGTCCCGGGGGACGTGTCGAGCGACCGCGACGTGTCGCACCTCGTCGCGAGCACGCTCGCGGCGTACGGCGACCTGCACGCGGTCGTCAACAACGCGGGCACCACGCATCGCAACCGCCCGATGCTCGAGGTGACCGAGGACGAGTTCGACCGGATCTACCGGGTCAACGTCAAGAGCCTCTACCTGACCGCGAAACACGCGGTGCCGCACTTCCGCGCGAAGCGCGGCGGCGTGTTCGTGACGATCGCCTCGACCGCGGGCGTGCGGCCGCGGCCCGGGCTCACCTGGTACAACGGCAGCAAGGGCGCCGCGATCGTCACCTCGCGCTCGATGGCGGCCGAACTCGCGAAGGACAACATCCGCGTCAACGTGATCAACCCGGTCGCGGGCGAGACCGGCATGCTCGCGCAGTTCATGGGCGAGGACACGCCGGAACTCCGCGCGAAGTTCGTCGCGACGATTCCGCTCGGCCGGCTGTCGCGGCCTTCCGACATCGCGACCGCGGCGGTGTTCTTCGTCTCCGACGAGGCCTCGTTCATCACCGGCGCCTGCCTCGAGGTCGACGGCGGGCGCTGCGTGTAG
- a CDS encoding alpha-1,3-fucosyltransferase — protein MRTILLWNDDWRMAGPPRVLGGEGCELVHDRRTAALADAIVFHLPTLDRADLPRGRRPGQRWVAWWLESETNYPWVDDAAFMRSFDLTMSHRRPTDVWTTYLPSAEELARAPVAKTGSAPVVYVASNARVSSGRDAYVAELMRHVAVDVYGRTLDGRAIPDDDGPPAKLRTIARYRFTLAFENSIARDYVTEKFFHPLCAGSVPIVLGAPNIAEFAPSPGCWLDVADFSGPAALAERIDALCRDDAAYAAMLRWKTAGVSESFRSLVAAGGGDPWLRLARRLRST, from the coding sequence ATGCGCACGATTCTCCTCTGGAACGACGACTGGCGTATGGCCGGGCCGCCGCGCGTCCTGGGTGGCGAGGGCTGCGAACTCGTGCACGATCGGCGAACCGCGGCGCTCGCCGACGCGATCGTCTTCCACCTGCCGACGCTCGATCGCGCAGACCTGCCGCGCGGACGCCGTCCCGGCCAGCGCTGGGTCGCGTGGTGGCTCGAAAGCGAGACGAACTATCCGTGGGTCGACGACGCGGCGTTCATGCGGAGCTTCGACCTCACGATGTCGCACCGGCGTCCAACCGATGTCTGGACGACCTACCTGCCGTCCGCCGAGGAACTCGCGCGTGCCCCGGTGGCGAAGACCGGGTCCGCGCCGGTCGTCTACGTCGCGTCGAACGCGCGCGTGTCGAGCGGACGCGACGCCTACGTGGCCGAATTGATGCGCCACGTCGCGGTCGACGTGTACGGCAGAACGCTCGACGGCCGCGCGATCCCGGACGACGACGGCCCGCCGGCCAAGCTCCGCACGATCGCGCGGTACCGCTTCACGCTCGCGTTCGAGAACTCGATCGCGCGCGACTACGTGACCGAGAAATTCTTCCACCCGCTGTGCGCGGGGTCGGTGCCGATCGTGCTGGGAGCGCCGAACATCGCGGAGTTCGCGCCGTCGCCGGGGTGCTGGCTCGACGTCGCCGACTTCTCCGGTCCCGCGGCGCTCGCGGAGCGCATCGACGCGTTGTGCCGTGACGACGCGGCGTACGCGGCGATGTTGCGCTGGAAGACCGCCGGCGTGTCGGAAAGCTTCCGCTCGCTCGTCGCCGCAGGCGGCGGCGATCCCTGGCTCCGGCTCGCGCGCCGGCTCAGATCGACTTGA
- a CDS encoding DUF533 domain-containing protein — MTDTPKPTDAELNSLAAIALHAAYADGERDERERAHLREIAAKIAGDRIDPAALDRVTLSGPPPFAEMVKPLSTPAIRRYAYEIAVSVAAADGVHSESEAAYLRSLASALGLPATDAAKVAADANAIAAAPAGAAAAPTGRASPDPAALDRTIVNAAVTNAALELLPETLASMAILPLQARLVYRIGQAHGYELDQGHIKEFVATLGVGLAGQYLEQFGRKMLGGLLGSVLGGLGRSIGRQTASSGMAFATTWAIGQVAKQYYGGGRTLDAAKLKAAFAPLLEQGQTLVQRYGGEIAERARSIDLKDLPSLVKSI; from the coding sequence ATGACCGACACCCCGAAGCCCACCGACGCCGAATTGAACAGCCTCGCAGCGATCGCCCTCCACGCCGCGTACGCCGACGGCGAGCGTGACGAGCGCGAGCGCGCGCATCTGCGCGAGATCGCCGCGAAGATCGCGGGTGACCGGATCGACCCCGCCGCGCTCGACCGCGTGACGCTATCCGGTCCGCCTCCGTTCGCGGAGATGGTGAAGCCGCTGTCGACGCCGGCGATCCGCCGCTACGCCTACGAGATCGCGGTATCCGTCGCCGCCGCCGACGGCGTGCACTCGGAGTCGGAGGCCGCCTACCTGCGCTCGCTCGCCTCGGCGCTCGGACTGCCGGCGACGGACGCAGCGAAGGTCGCCGCCGATGCCAACGCGATCGCCGCCGCGCCGGCCGGAGCGGCGGCGGCCCCGACCGGGCGTGCTTCCCCCGACCCGGCGGCGCTCGACCGTACGATCGTGAACGCCGCAGTCACCAACGCCGCGCTGGAACTGCTCCCGGAAACGCTCGCGTCGATGGCGATCCTGCCGCTGCAGGCGCGGCTCGTCTACCGCATCGGCCAAGCGCACGGCTACGAACTCGACCAGGGACACATCAAGGAATTCGTCGCGACGCTCGGCGTCGGCCTCGCGGGCCAGTATCTCGAGCAGTTCGGGCGCAAGATGCTGGGCGGTCTGCTGGGCTCGGTCCTGGGCGGCCTCGGGCGCTCGATCGGCCGGCAGACCGCGAGTTCGGGCATGGCGTTCGCGACGACCTGGGCGATCGGCCAGGTCGCGAAGCAGTACTACGGCGGCGGCCGCACGCTCGACGCGGCGAAGCTCAAGGCCGCGTTCGCGCCGCTCCTCGAACAGGGGCAGACGCTGGTGCAACGCTACGGCGGCGAGATCGCCGAGCGCGCGCGCTCGATCGACCTCAAGGACTTGCCCTCGCTCGTCAAGTCGATCTGA